A section of the Thauera chlorobenzoica genome encodes:
- the trhP gene encoding prephenate-dependent tRNA uridine(34) hydroxylase TrhP: MPAPPAAARRPELLAPAGTLEMMHTAFAYGADAVYAGQPRYSLRVRNNSFGQLDTLAAGIDAAHAAGKLFYLVANITPHNAKVRSFEADMAPVIALRPDALIMADPGLMMLVRERWPETDLHLSVQANTTNYASVRFWQSVGVKRIILSRELSLDEIAEIRDACPDIELEVFVHGALCIAYSGRCLLSGYFNHRDPNQGSCTNACRWDYSLHAAGEDASGNVHTDGGPPIGTPKDAGAVGTATRSRRELTLGGGPRHLGGSKPWLLEEGTRPGELMPIEEDEHGTYILNSKDLRAIEHVHRLVEIGVDSLKIEGRTKSPYYVARAAQGYRRAIDDALAGRPFDPRLLGELEGLASRGYTDGFYQRHHTPEQQNYLRGHSESGRSLLVGEVVGYDAARGLAEVEVKNGFAPGDRLEFVQPGGNRDGVPAQVLAADGSALARVPGSGRRVWLALPAGSDPAQPCFIARYL; the protein is encoded by the coding sequence ATGCCCGCCCCCCCTGCCGCCGCCCGCCGCCCCGAACTGCTCGCCCCCGCCGGCACCCTGGAGATGATGCATACCGCCTTCGCCTACGGCGCGGACGCGGTCTATGCCGGCCAGCCGCGCTATTCGCTGCGCGTGCGCAACAACAGCTTCGGCCAGCTCGATACGCTCGCCGCCGGCATCGACGCCGCCCACGCCGCCGGCAAGCTGTTCTACCTGGTCGCCAACATCACCCCGCACAACGCCAAGGTGCGCAGCTTCGAGGCCGACATGGCGCCGGTGATCGCGCTCCGCCCCGATGCCCTGATCATGGCCGACCCCGGGCTGATGATGCTGGTGCGCGAGCGCTGGCCGGAGACGGACCTCCACCTCTCGGTGCAGGCCAATACCACCAACTACGCGTCGGTGCGCTTCTGGCAGTCGGTCGGGGTCAAGCGCATCATCCTGTCGCGCGAACTGTCGCTCGACGAGATCGCCGAGATCCGCGACGCCTGCCCGGACATCGAGCTCGAAGTCTTCGTCCACGGCGCGCTGTGCATCGCCTACTCCGGACGCTGCCTGCTGTCGGGCTACTTCAACCACCGCGACCCCAACCAGGGCAGCTGCACCAACGCCTGCCGCTGGGATTACAGCCTGCACGCAGCGGGCGAGGACGCCAGCGGCAACGTCCACACCGACGGCGGCCCGCCCATCGGCACCCCGAAAGACGCCGGTGCGGTCGGCACCGCCACCCGCAGCCGGCGCGAGCTGACGCTCGGCGGCGGCCCGCGCCACCTCGGCGGCAGCAAGCCGTGGCTGCTCGAAGAAGGCACCCGCCCCGGCGAGCTGATGCCGATCGAAGAGGACGAGCACGGCACCTACATCCTCAACTCGAAGGATCTGCGCGCGATCGAGCACGTGCACCGCCTGGTCGAGATCGGCGTCGATTCGCTGAAGATCGAAGGCCGCACCAAGAGCCCGTACTACGTCGCCCGCGCCGCCCAGGGCTACCGCCGCGCGATCGACGACGCCCTCGCCGGCCGCCCCTTCGACCCCCGCCTGCTCGGCGAACTCGAAGGGCTGGCGAGCCGCGGCTACACCGACGGCTTCTACCAGCGCCACCACACCCCCGAACAGCAGAACTACCTGCGCGGCCATTCCGAGTCCGGGCGCAGCCTGCTGGTGGGCGAAGTGGTGGGCTACGATGCCGCCCGCGGACTGGCCGAAGTCGAAGTCAAGAACGGCTTCGCCCCCGGTGACCGGCTCGAATTCGTGCAACCTGGCGGCAACCGCGACGGCGTCCCGGCGCAGGTCCTCGCCGCCGACGGCAGTGCGCTCGCGCGCGTCCCCGGCAGCGGCCGGCGGGTGTGGCTGGCGCTGCCCGCAGGCAGCGACCCGGCGCAACCCTGCTTCATCGCCCGCTACCTCTGA
- a CDS encoding ammonium transporter, with protein sequence MEAVNSSNDVLFILLGAIMVLAMHAGFAFLELGTVRKKNQVNALVKILSDFAVSTLAYFFIGYGIAYGVHFFSGAQVLVERSGYELTRFFFLLTFAAAIPAIISGGIAERARFQPQLAATFVLVGFVYPLFEGIAWNQAFGIQAWLKASFGAEFHDFAGSVVVHAMGGWIALPAVLLLGARRGRYSRSGAIAAHPPSSIPFLALGAWILIVGWFGFNVMSAQKLDSISGLVAINSLMAMVGGTVAALAAGRNDPGFVHNGPLAGLVAVCAGSDVMHPLGALVVGAVAGALFVLMFTLTQNRWKIDDVLGVWPLHGLCGAWGGLAAGVFGSAALGGLGGVAFLPQLIMTALGIAVALVGGGLVYGALKAVVGLRLEQEEEFNGADLSIHRISATPERESNW encoded by the coding sequence ATGGAAGCGGTCAATTCGAGCAACGACGTATTGTTCATCCTGCTGGGCGCGATCATGGTGCTCGCGATGCATGCCGGCTTCGCCTTTCTCGAGCTCGGCACGGTGCGCAAGAAGAACCAGGTCAATGCCCTGGTCAAGATCCTGTCCGATTTCGCGGTGTCGACGCTGGCGTATTTCTTCATCGGCTACGGCATCGCCTACGGCGTGCATTTTTTCAGTGGCGCCCAGGTTCTGGTCGAAAGAAGCGGCTACGAACTGACCCGCTTCTTCTTCCTGCTGACTTTCGCCGCGGCGATCCCGGCGATCATCTCCGGCGGCATCGCCGAGCGCGCGCGCTTCCAGCCCCAGCTGGCGGCGACTTTCGTGCTCGTCGGCTTCGTCTATCCGTTGTTCGAAGGCATCGCCTGGAACCAGGCCTTCGGCATCCAGGCCTGGCTGAAGGCGAGCTTCGGCGCCGAGTTCCACGATTTCGCCGGCTCCGTGGTGGTGCATGCGATGGGCGGCTGGATCGCGCTGCCGGCGGTACTGCTGCTGGGCGCGCGGCGCGGACGTTATTCGCGCAGTGGCGCGATCGCCGCCCACCCGCCGTCGTCGATCCCCTTTCTCGCCCTCGGCGCGTGGATCCTGATCGTGGGCTGGTTCGGCTTCAACGTGATGTCGGCGCAGAAGCTCGACAGCATTTCCGGCCTGGTCGCGATCAACTCGCTGATGGCGATGGTCGGCGGCACGGTGGCGGCGCTCGCGGCCGGGCGCAACGACCCCGGCTTCGTCCATAACGGCCCGCTCGCCGGCCTGGTCGCGGTGTGCGCCGGCTCGGACGTGATGCACCCGCTCGGGGCGCTGGTGGTGGGCGCGGTTGCCGGCGCGCTGTTCGTGCTGATGTTCACCCTGACCCAGAACCGCTGGAAGATCGACGACGTGCTCGGGGTGTGGCCGCTGCACGGGCTGTGCGGGGCGTGGGGCGGGCTGGCGGCGGGGGTGTTCGGCAGCGCAGCGCTCGGCGGCCTGGGCGGCGTGGCGTTCCTGCCGCAGTTGATCATGACTGCGCTCGGCATCGCCGTCGCGCTCGTCGGCGGCGGGCTCGTCTATGGGGCGCTGAAGGCGGTGGTCGGCCTGCGCCTGGAGCAGGAGGAGGAGTTCAACGGCGCCGACTTGTCGATCCACCGCATCAGCGCGACCCCGGAGCGCGAGTCGAACTGGTGA
- a CDS encoding EcsC family protein: protein MNATPPMLTADDLEALARARWLLDNPSLAARLSGFIGSPLERGLARLPQAWRARVGALAHDALLRALATAAKTLKAEADSASPRLHKLLGSVSGGAGGAFGLAGLTVEIPLSTVLIMRAILDIARAEGEDITAPGARLAALEVFALGGPARSDDAADAGYYAVRAALATGVSEAARHLAEKGLSAEGAPALVRLITLVAARYKVQLTQKAAGMLVPGIGAAAGAAINLMFMNHFQDVSRGHFTVRRLERRYGADAVRAAWRALDAGRGAPRP from the coding sequence ATGAACGCCACTCCGCCCATGCTCACTGCCGACGACCTCGAAGCCCTCGCCCGGGCGCGCTGGCTGCTGGACAACCCCAGCCTCGCCGCGCGCCTGAGCGGCTTCATCGGCAGCCCGCTCGAACGCGGCCTCGCCCGCCTGCCGCAGGCCTGGCGCGCCCGCGTCGGCGCGCTCGCCCATGACGCCCTGCTGCGCGCGCTCGCCACGGCGGCAAAAACGCTGAAGGCGGAAGCGGACAGCGCCTCGCCGCGCCTGCACAAGCTGCTCGGCTCGGTCAGCGGCGGCGCCGGCGGCGCCTTCGGCCTCGCCGGGCTGACGGTGGAAATTCCGCTGTCGACGGTGCTGATCATGCGCGCCATCCTCGACATCGCGCGCGCCGAGGGCGAGGACATCACCGCCCCCGGCGCACGCCTGGCGGCGCTCGAAGTGTTCGCCCTCGGCGGCCCCGCGCGCAGCGACGACGCCGCCGATGCCGGCTACTACGCGGTGCGCGCAGCGCTCGCCACCGGCGTCAGCGAGGCCGCCCGCCATCTCGCCGAAAAGGGCCTGAGCGCCGAGGGCGCGCCCGCGCTGGTGCGCCTGATCACCCTCGTCGCCGCGCGCTACAAGGTCCAGCTCACGCAGAAGGCCGCCGGCATGCTGGTGCCGGGCATCGGCGCCGCCGCGGGCGCGGCGATCAACCTGATGTTCATGAACCACTTCCAGGACGTCAGCCGCGGCCACTTCACCGTGCGCCGGCTCGAACGCCGCTACGGTGCGGACGCGGTGCGCGCCGCGTGGCGGGCGCTGGATGCAGGCAGGGGCGCACCGCGGCCCTGA
- a CDS encoding NADPH-dependent FMN reductase — MSKYKVGYFVGSLSSTSINRLLAKALVRLAPPELELSEIPIKDLPLYSQDYDADFPPVARALKKNIAEVDAILFVTPEFNRSIPGGLKNAIDWASRPWGKNSLARKPAGVIGASPGSIGTALAQQSLRGVLCFCNAPLMNTVEAYLQFKPGLITEDGQVTDPSTADFLRNYMNEFHAFIVRVLTVLPRTP; from the coding sequence ATGAGCAAGTACAAGGTTGGCTACTTCGTCGGCAGCCTGTCGAGCACGTCGATCAACCGCCTGCTGGCGAAAGCGCTGGTGCGCCTGGCGCCGCCCGAACTGGAACTGAGCGAAATCCCGATCAAGGACCTGCCGCTGTACAGCCAGGACTACGATGCCGACTTCCCGCCGGTCGCACGCGCCCTCAAGAAGAACATTGCCGAGGTCGATGCCATCCTCTTCGTCACCCCCGAATTCAACCGCTCGATTCCCGGCGGGCTGAAGAACGCGATCGACTGGGCGAGCCGCCCCTGGGGCAAGAACTCCCTTGCCCGCAAGCCCGCGGGCGTGATCGGTGCCTCCCCCGGCTCGATCGGCACCGCGCTCGCGCAGCAGAGCCTGCGCGGCGTGCTGTGCTTCTGCAACGCTCCCCTGATGAATACGGTCGAGGCCTACCTCCAGTTCAAGCCCGGACTGATCACCGAAGACGGCCAGGTCACCGACCCGTCGACGGCCGACTTCCTGCGCAACTACATGAACGAGTTCCACGCCTTCATCGTGCGCGTGCTGACCGTGCTGCCGCGCACCCCCTGA
- a CDS encoding TonB-dependent receptor: MKYQQLAALSAALGAAFAAAAETLPVLGEVSVTATREARPLGETPATVSAVKEQTLAATRPAHPKEVLNQVPGVWISNLSGEGHSTAIRQPLTTAAVYLYLEDGIPTRSTGFFNHNALYEINVPQSGGLEVSKGPGSALYGSDAIGGTINVLTRTPPSGPEFELGGEAGAHGWGRVLASGGDADADDAWRASLNLTHSDGWQRDAGYDRRAGTLRWDRALADDALLKTVLSFSSVDQQHVGSLNRAEFHHAPRSNNIPFSFREVEAFRLSTAFERETATTLLSVTPYFRDNRMKIIPSWTVSYDPNRYLTENQSFGFLSKYRMDFAPLRARLIAGFDVDYSPGSRDEDSIALTRTTNAFGGTSYRLDRAVAAVQIYRYDVTFRALSPYLHGEISPLERLRVTAGVRYDDMQYDYTNKFNGGAAGATQGVAGPFPGNGWYGHAASTKVGYHHLSPKLGATWAFTEQLSGFVSYSNAFRAPSESQVFRGSRESSAARAQAQAESLLKLKPVVVDSFETGLRGHAGGLSYELSLYHMTKKDDIVSFQDPLTNQRTAVNAGETLHRGVEAGLGLALARDWRLDASLSYAKHTYETWVVSGTADFSGKEMETAPRLLANTRLSYAPAAMNGGRVQLEWFRLGSYWRDAANTSKYDGHDLFNLRASVPFAKGFEAYASVTNLFDRRHAETSGLSSGAASYTAGLPRTVYAGLQAKW; the protein is encoded by the coding sequence GTGAAATACCAGCAGCTTGCCGCCCTGAGCGCGGCCCTCGGCGCCGCGTTCGCCGCCGCCGCCGAAACCCTGCCCGTGCTGGGCGAAGTCAGCGTCACCGCGACGCGCGAGGCGCGCCCGCTCGGCGAGACCCCGGCCACGGTGTCTGCAGTGAAGGAGCAGACCCTCGCCGCGACCCGCCCGGCGCACCCGAAGGAAGTGCTCAACCAGGTTCCCGGAGTGTGGATCAGCAACCTGTCGGGCGAAGGCCACTCCACCGCGATCCGCCAGCCGCTGACCACCGCCGCGGTCTATCTCTATCTGGAAGACGGCATTCCGACGCGCTCGACCGGCTTCTTCAACCACAACGCGCTGTACGAGATCAACGTGCCGCAGTCGGGCGGGCTGGAAGTCTCCAAAGGCCCGGGCAGCGCGCTGTACGGTTCGGACGCGATCGGCGGCACGATCAACGTGCTCACGCGCACGCCGCCTTCCGGGCCCGAGTTCGAGCTCGGCGGCGAGGCCGGCGCGCACGGCTGGGGCCGGGTGCTGGCGAGCGGCGGCGACGCCGATGCGGACGACGCCTGGCGCGCCAGCCTGAACCTGACCCACAGCGATGGCTGGCAGCGCGACGCCGGCTACGACCGCCGCGCCGGCACCCTGCGCTGGGACCGCGCGCTGGCCGACGACGCGCTGCTGAAGACCGTGCTGTCCTTTTCCAGCGTCGACCAGCAGCACGTCGGCAGCCTGAACCGGGCCGAGTTCCACCACGCGCCGCGCAGCAACAACATTCCGTTCTCCTTCCGCGAAGTCGAGGCCTTCCGCCTGTCGACCGCCTTCGAGCGTGAGACTGCCACCACCCTGCTGTCGGTGACGCCGTACTTCCGCGACAACCGGATGAAGATCATCCCGAGCTGGACGGTCAGCTACGACCCCAACCGTTACCTGACCGAGAACCAGTCCTTCGGCTTCCTGAGCAAGTACCGGATGGATTTCGCGCCGCTGCGCGCGCGCCTCATCGCCGGCTTCGATGTCGACTACAGCCCCGGCTCGCGCGACGAGGATTCGATCGCCCTGACGCGCACGACCAACGCCTTCGGCGGCACCTCCTACCGCCTCGACCGTGCCGTGGCGGCGGTGCAGATCTATCGCTACGACGTCACTTTCCGCGCCCTCTCGCCTTATCTCCACGGCGAAATCTCGCCCCTCGAGCGTCTGCGCGTCACTGCCGGAGTGCGTTACGACGACATGCAATATGACTACACGAACAAGTTCAACGGCGGTGCGGCCGGCGCCACCCAGGGGGTGGCGGGACCTTTCCCGGGGAACGGCTGGTACGGCCACGCCGCCAGCACCAAGGTCGGCTACCACCACCTCAGCCCGAAGCTGGGCGCCACCTGGGCGTTCACCGAGCAGCTGAGCGGCTTCGTGTCCTACAGCAACGCCTTCCGTGCGCCCTCCGAAAGCCAGGTCTTCCGCGGCAGCCGCGAGTCCAGCGCGGCGCGCGCGCAGGCCCAGGCCGAATCGCTGCTGAAGCTCAAACCGGTCGTCGTCGATAGTTTCGAGACCGGCTTGCGCGGCCATGCGGGCGGCCTCAGCTACGAACTGTCCCTTTATCACATGACCAAGAAGGACGACATCGTCAGCTTCCAGGACCCGCTCACCAACCAGCGCACCGCGGTCAATGCCGGCGAGACCCTGCACCGCGGTGTTGAGGCCGGCCTCGGCCTGGCGCTGGCGCGCGACTGGCGGCTCGACGCCAGCCTGTCCTACGCCAAGCATACGTACGAAACCTGGGTCGTGTCGGGCACGGCCGATTTCAGCGGCAAGGAGATGGAAACCGCCCCGCGCCTGCTCGCCAACACCCGCCTGAGCTACGCGCCGGCGGCAATGAACGGCGGGCGCGTGCAGCTCGAATGGTTCCGCCTCGGCAGCTACTGGCGCGACGCCGCCAACACCAGCAAGTACGACGGCCACGACCTCTTCAACCTGCGCGCGAGCGTCCCCTTCGCCAAGGGCTTCGAGGCCTACGCCAGCGTCACCAACCTGTTCGACCGTCGCCACGCCGAGACTTCGGGCCTGTCGAGCGGTGCAGCCAGTTACACCGCCGGCCTGCCGCGCACCGTCTATGCCGGCCTGCAGGCGAAATGGTGA
- a CDS encoding exo-alpha-sialidase, protein MMKRMLWSWGRRVCGAVLALGIVGAAAAHGGHVATDKPVMEKAVADKPAKAARPELGTSAAIAPDGSWYAVASRDGHVVLHRSTDAGQHWVEAAVVNRVPEAIAADGENRPQLAFAADGAVLVSWARRFEERFTGDVRFARAADGLHFDEPVTVHRDRSIVGHSFNAMRVMSDGQVVLAWIDGRDGAAARREGGDYRGSAIYAALSDDGGRSFRPEVKLVDHSCQCCRLALTEDVDGAPLLLWRHVFAPNERDHALARVDADGAAAPLVRATFDRWQIDACPHHGPALAVAADGSRHAVWFNQRAGAGRVFYGRLSAGAVEGQRAVGGPRAAHADIALAGVRLAIVWKEFDGERTRLFAELSDDGGRSFRSQELAATAGASDQPRLLRRGETLFAFWRTADEGMKGYALR, encoded by the coding sequence ATGATGAAAAGGATGTTGTGGTCATGGGGGCGCCGGGTGTGCGGCGCCGTGCTTGCGTTGGGCATCGTGGGCGCCGCCGCCGCGCATGGCGGGCATGTGGCAACGGACAAGCCGGTAATGGAAAAAGCGGTGGCGGACAAGCCGGCGAAGGCGGCGCGGCCCGAACTCGGCACCAGCGCCGCGATCGCGCCCGACGGCAGCTGGTACGCGGTCGCCAGCCGCGACGGCCATGTCGTGCTCCACCGCAGCACCGACGCCGGCCAGCACTGGGTCGAAGCGGCGGTGGTCAACCGCGTCCCGGAGGCGATCGCGGCCGACGGTGAGAACCGGCCGCAGCTCGCCTTCGCCGCCGACGGCGCGGTGCTGGTGTCGTGGGCGCGCCGTTTCGAGGAGCGTTTCACCGGCGACGTCCGCTTCGCGCGCGCTGCCGACGGCCTGCACTTCGACGAGCCGGTGACCGTGCATCGTGACCGCAGCATCGTCGGCCACAGCTTCAATGCGATGCGGGTGATGAGCGACGGCCAGGTGGTGCTTGCCTGGATCGACGGCCGTGACGGTGCCGCAGCCAGGCGCGAGGGCGGCGACTACCGCGGCTCGGCGATCTATGCCGCGCTGTCCGATGACGGCGGACGCAGCTTCCGGCCCGAAGTGAAGCTCGTCGACCACAGCTGCCAGTGCTGCCGGCTGGCGCTGACCGAGGACGTCGACGGCGCGCCGCTGCTGCTGTGGCGCCACGTTTTCGCGCCCAACGAGCGTGATCACGCGCTCGCCCGTGTCGACGCCGACGGCGCTGCGGCGCCGCTTGTGCGCGCAACCTTCGACCGCTGGCAGATCGATGCCTGCCCGCACCATGGCCCGGCGCTGGCGGTCGCCGCCGACGGCAGCCGCCATGCAGTGTGGTTCAACCAGCGCGCGGGCGCGGGGCGGGTGTTCTACGGCCGCCTCAGCGCCGGCGCGGTCGAAGGCCAGCGCGCGGTCGGCGGGCCGCGCGCCGCGCATGCCGACATCGCCCTTGCCGGTGTGCGCCTTGCCATCGTGTGGAAGGAATTCGACGGCGAGCGCACCCGGCTTTTCGCCGAACTCTCCGACGATGGCGGGCGCAGCTTCCGCAGCCAGGAACTGGCCGCCACCGCGGGTGCGTCCGACCAGCCGCGCCTGTTGCGCCGGGGCGAGACCCTGTTCGCGTTCTGGCGCACCGCCGATGAAGGCATGAAGGGGTATGCACTGCGATGA
- a CDS encoding DsbA family oxidoreductase codes for MILDIDLVSDFVCPWCFLGKTRLDHALAELRASRPDLEVRVNWLPFFLNPDTPAAGEPYRAFLDAKFGGPIKAEAVLDSVREAAAMDGLHYAFERIQTRPNTLDAHRLMYRAQAAGRKPAHIQALAQALFAAHFQEGRDIGDADTLADLAAACGDRRDAVAAYLVGKADIDKVGRMAEGVRRQGIDGVPFFILNRKLALSGAQSAAVLGAAILQSLQTGKPS; via the coding sequence ATGATCCTCGACATCGACCTCGTTTCCGACTTCGTCTGCCCCTGGTGCTTCCTCGGCAAGACCCGCCTCGACCATGCCCTCGCCGAACTCCGCGCCAGCCGCCCCGACCTCGAAGTCCGGGTGAACTGGCTGCCCTTTTTCCTCAACCCGGACACGCCGGCGGCGGGCGAGCCCTACCGCGCCTTCCTCGACGCCAAGTTCGGCGGCCCGATCAAGGCCGAGGCGGTGCTCGACAGCGTGCGCGAGGCCGCCGCGATGGACGGCTTGCACTACGCCTTCGAGCGCATCCAGACCCGCCCCAACACCCTCGACGCCCACCGCCTGATGTACCGGGCGCAGGCCGCGGGGCGCAAGCCGGCCCACATCCAGGCGCTGGCCCAGGCCTTGTTCGCCGCCCATTTCCAGGAAGGGCGGGACATCGGCGATGCGGACACGCTGGCCGACCTTGCCGCCGCCTGCGGCGACCGCCGCGACGCAGTGGCCGCCTACCTCGTCGGCAAGGCGGACATCGACAAGGTCGGGCGCATGGCCGAGGGCGTGCGCCGGCAGGGCATCGACGGCGTGCCCTTTTTCATCCTCAACCGCAAACTGGCGCTGTCCGGCGCACAATCGGCGGCGGTGCTGGGGGCGGCGATCCTGCAGTCGCTGCAGACGGGCAAGCCGTCCTGA
- a CDS encoding TlpA family protein disulfide reductase: protein MKTNHLRKNAVAVLAAVFAAVLLGWATPAAADTMTASVPAAAGAAAMPPTAPAFVSLDAAGARRLVAPAAHRAPTILALWSAECVHCKKNLALFAAMAQAEPGLRLITLAVEPAEPQLGAILERFGVPGERFAYGDEAPERLAFAIDPDWRGELPRTLFFDGRGGAVAVSGVLGEARVRELLGLGAAGPQGRGAPLPASSARHAARTASAP, encoded by the coding sequence ATGAAGACGAACCACCTGAGGAAAAATGCGGTAGCCGTGCTGGCTGCCGTGTTCGCCGCCGTGCTGCTGGGCTGGGCGACGCCGGCCGCGGCGGACACGATGACGGCGAGCGTGCCCGCCGCGGCGGGTGCCGCTGCGATGCCTCCCACCGCACCGGCTTTCGTCAGCCTCGATGCGGCCGGCGCGCGCCGCCTCGTCGCCCCCGCCGCCCACCGCGCGCCGACCATCCTGGCGCTGTGGTCGGCCGAGTGCGTGCATTGCAAGAAGAACCTCGCCCTGTTCGCGGCGATGGCGCAGGCCGAGCCCGGCCTGCGCCTGATCACGCTCGCCGTGGAACCGGCCGAGCCGCAGCTGGGCGCGATCCTCGAGCGTTTCGGCGTGCCCGGCGAGCGTTTTGCCTATGGCGATGAGGCCCCTGAGCGCCTGGCCTTCGCCATCGATCCCGACTGGCGCGGCGAACTGCCGCGCACGCTGTTCTTCGACGGTCGCGGTGGGGCAGTGGCGGTATCGGGCGTGCTCGGCGAGGCGCGGGTGCGCGAGCTGCTCGGCCTGGGCGCGGCGGGGCCTCAGGGCCGCGGTGCGCCCCTGCCTGCATCCAGCGCCCGCCACGCGGCGCGCACCGCGTCCGCACCGTAG